The genomic stretch ATCATTTCCTTAGCTTGAGTACCTATAGCTATTATTTTTTTCTTTTTTGCATCTATAGCAACAACAGATGGTTCTTCTATTATTATTCCTACTCCTCTTTGATAAACAACAAAAGTAGCAGTTCCAAGGTCTATTCCAAGATCATGTTTAGCCATTTTGTTACCTCCATTATAAATTAATTATAGACTTAGCTTTTAATTCATTAAGCAATTCTATATTTGAGTTTTTTACTATTGTATTGTATTCAACCTTTATATCTTCTAATTTATTTGTGCTTTTAAACCCTTTATTGAAATAATACCAAAATATCCAAGGATCATTTATGAAAAGATCGCATTCAGTTGATAAATTTTCGATTGCAATATCATATATCAATATGTTTTGATCTTTGAGTTCTATTTTATATACTTCTTTATTTATTAATTCTATTCCTGAATTTGGATTAGATAAATAAGTTGAAAGAATTAAAGAACTTGAATTTTGATCTTTTTTATTTTTTACTTTTTTACTATTCACTTTTCCTTTTACTTGATTAAATAATATCTTTGATGTAAGTCTTTCATCTACTAAGAAGACTTTACATTTTAAGATATCTTTGATTTTTAAAGCTTCATTTATAACATTGTACGTTTGGGTAGAGTATCTACCAGACATAGATAAAGGCATACCAAAAACTAAAGTATCTGAAGAGTTTATTTTTTCATTTTGTAAATAATTTAATAAATTTTCTTTTTCTACAGTATCTTTAGGAACTGATATTCTTAAAATTTCATTTGCACTTGATATACCACATCTTTTGTCTCCATGATCTATTCCATAAATTTTCATCTTTTTAATAGCTCCCATATAATATCTTTATTTAGTTTTTTAATTTCAAATATAATACCATTTTCTTCCAAAATATTTTTTATTATTTTTTCATCTTTACTGCTTGCGGTTAAAACTGGTGCACAAACTTCAAGAACTGTTTTTGGAGCAGGAAATATTTTAGAAAATATATTATTATTTTTTAAAAGATCCTTGACATAAATTATTTCATAATTTTTTATTAAAATCACCATATTTATATCGAGAGTAGTTCTTAATTCTGTCATTTTAAACTCCTTTAAACTTAAAATCTGTT from Oceanotoga teriensis encodes the following:
- a CDS encoding RuvX/YqgF family protein, with translation MKIYGIDHGDKRCGISSANEILRISVPKDTVEKENLLNYLQNEKINSSDTLVFGMPLSMSGRYSTQTYNVINEALKIKDILKCKVFLVDERLTSKILFNQVKGKVNSKKVKNKKDQNSSSLILSTYLSNPNSGIELINKEVYKIELKDQNILIYDIAIENLSTECDLFINDPWIFWYYFNKGFKSTNKLEDIKVEYNTIVKNSNIELLNELKAKSIINL
- a CDS encoding putative Se/S carrier-like protein; translation: MTELRTTLDINMVILIKNYEIIYVKDLLKNNNIFSKIFPAPKTVLEVCAPVLTASSKDEKIIKNILEENGIIFEIKKLNKDIIWELLKR